The Cyclopterus lumpus isolate fCycLum1 chromosome 1, fCycLum1.pri, whole genome shotgun sequence sequence aaagctgcattctctctgaccaccagggggcgactcccctggttgtatagaagtctatgcttcatgtgttaaagctgcattctctctactgaccaccagggggtgactcctctggttgtatagaagtctatacttcatgtgttaaagctgcattctctctgaccaccagggggcgactcccctggttgtatagaagtctatgcttcatgtgttaaagctgcattctctctactgaccaccagggggtgactcctctggttgtatagaagtctatgcttcatgtgttaaagctgcattctctctgaccaccagggggcgactcccctggttgtatagaagtctatgcttcatgtgttaaagctgcattctctctactgaccaccagggggtgactcctctggttgtatagaagtctatacttcatgtgttaaagctgcattctctctgaccaccagggggcgactcctctggttgtatagaagtctatgcttcatgtgttaaagctgcattctctctactgaccaccagggggcgactcctctggttgtatagaagtctatgcttcacgtgttaaagctgcattctctctcctgaccaccagggggcgactcctctggttgtatagaagtctatgcttcatgtgttaaagctgcattctctctactgaccaccagggggtgactcctctggttgtatagaagtctatacttcatgtgttaaagctgcattctctctgaccaccagggggcgactcctctggttgtatagaagtctatgcttcatgtgttaaagctgcattctctctactgaccaccagggggcgactcctctggttgtatagaagtctatgcttcacgtgttaaagctgcattctctctcctgaccaccagggggcgactcctctggttgtatagaagtctatgcttcacgtgttaaagctgcattctctctcctgaccaccagggggcgactcctctggttgtatagaagtctatgcttcactagttaaagctgcattctctctcctgaccaccagggggcgactcctctggttgatgatgtttatttagtcaATTCTGGTCATTTAGTCAAATAAAAAGCGTTTGGGGGTGTTCGGACTCCTTCCTGCAGACCAAACTATCTGATGTCTGAAACCTTTCTCAATGGAATCATTACTgacctgcattttttttttttaaaagccggTAGAATTTGAGAAGTGGAATATTTCCCAGAATCACTGAATATTCTTTTCGGGGACACATTTCCTTTGCTGCCCTGCTGCATGGATTTGAATGTGATATTTCGGGGTTATTTAATGGGTTTTACCTTTTGAATGCAAATCGAGCCTCGGAGCTTCAAATCGAGGTGAATTCCTctttaagacatttttaaaaaaaaacactttaaatgcaATTGTCGTCGAATCGAACGACTTCTGCAGAtcgtggaggaggaagagtcttttaatttttttagtcATTACAACGCTGATAAAATGGCTGCATTCCAATTAGCTTGTGTTCTCGGTACTCGCACAACTGACTTTTTTTCCCCgttggaaataaaaatacaaataaaaaagtcacCGAGCAGAGATACgagatatatattgtatatatatatatatatatatatatatatatatatatatatatatatatatatatatcgaggGGATTGTGTAACGGTCACTTTTTGTCACTTTAGGACAaatcaataatgaattattGTACATACGTGGCTTTCAATGGCTTGGTTTTCAAGTGTGAAATTCTATTAAattgaaaagaaatcaaaataaatgttttcggAACTCTCCGTAAAATGTTAGTTTGGTGATTTATGTCTGATAGTCTTCACCcgattaaatataatattatatatcagGCTCTTTGTGCcagtaaaagtatttaaatgttacagTTTAGATTCTTCTCGGTTGCAACCGCGGCTTTTATGATcttcctgtgtttgtctccacGGGGACGGAGAGAATGAGGCACTgcagcacagaggaggaggaggagggggaggaggaggaagaggaggagtaggagggagaggaggaggaagaacaggaggatgaggggggagaggaggagaaggaagaggaggaggaggaggaggaagaacaggaggatgaggggggagaggaggaaaaggaagaggaggaggaggaggaggaagaacaggaggatgaggggggagaggagaaggaggaggaggagggagaggaggaggaggaagaacaggagggagaggaggaggaggaggaggagggagaggagggagaggaggaagaacaggaggatgaggggggagaggaggagaaggaagaggagggagaggaggaggaagaggagggagaggaggaggaggaggaagaacaggaggatgaggggggagaggaggagaaggaggaggaggaggaggaagaacaggagggagaggaggaggaggaggagggagaggaggaggaggaggaagaacaggaggatgaggggggagaggaggagaaggaagaggaggaggatgaggagggagaggaggaggaagaacaggaggagggagaggaggaggagggagaacaggaggagggagaggaggaggaagaacaggaggaggagggagaggaggaggagggggaggaggaagaggaggaagaacaggaggaggagggagaggaggaggaagggggagagggaggaagaacaggaggaggaggagggagaggaagaggaggagggagaacaggaggaggagaaggagggggaggaggaggagggagaacaggaggaggaggaggagaagggagaggaagaggaggaagaacaggaggaggaggaagaacaggaggagcaggaagaggaggaggaggagaaggcggaggaggagtaggaagaggaggaggaggagaaggcggaagaggagaagaagatgcagATCGGGGTCTGAAGTCTCCGATGTTGGCCGGTCCAACAGCATTAAGGAGCAACGAGTTTCATTGGAGGTTTTAAAAGGTCTGACATTCATCTGTAAGATCTTATTAAATACTGCtcatgataaataaataagcatatttatatataatatatatgagaTGGACCCCTAGCAGACTGGGGGAGGATGCTCTGTAACTCAGCTCATTGGCTCAtgtgacagggggggggggggcagcacaCTCAAACCTGCTGAGTCACTTTGCTGCATTGAAGCGACCAATCAGCTTCGTCCTTTGGGGTCAAACACGTGACgataaatgatttattttatgcTGGAGATGCATTTGATCTTTTGTACATTCACTATATAACTAtggatatatattatttgtatttcttatatacaatatattttttattactaTATCAACTCCATAACTAGAGGACAAGATATTTCCTCAGTTAAAAGTCAGCAGACTCGACGGAAATTCATGATATATTATAGTAAAaagattaatataattaatatgttttttctaatattgttttagtttgtttatttaaaaaataaaagaatcttTACATATTAGGCTTCAGCTTTCCAACAATTCTCACACATTATGTCGATATTttagaaactgtaaaaaaaacctgGGGAGGAAATAAccagacagaaaaataaaaaaaacttggtTCCTGTgtttaataatttattacagTATGATGAATACCGGCGTGTGACATCACAAACACCACGTGATGGGAGGGTGGTCACATGACACGACTTCACATACACAGGAGAGGCCTTCTGTAACACGATAAGGGCACTGcggggcgagagagagggagagagagagggggcacAAGGTCGTTCTGTGACCTTCAGCATAACGATgccattaataaatacacactgTAAAATGGTCAATCCTGATGgccgtttaaaaataaaaagtgagttttttttggggggcccCGGTGTGCTTAAGTAAAAGCACCTGTAACCGTGACGACGTCTATTCACGTCAACCTGCTTCTTATATATTAATTTGTTAAATGCTACACATTAATCCagtgtttttttatgacattcaggaagcaaaaaaataaaaaatgtaagtgaccagtgtgtgtgtgtgtgtgtgtggggggggggggggggcataagaCGATGTCGCACCACCTTCCTGGGTCAGACCTCCTCACCGTATGAGGGGCGGAGCTCCGGCCgttcaattgaattattccaagtttctgtttaaaagacatttctaagtgttttgttttctctaaaaaaaaaaaaaaaaatcggaaAAGGTTTGTTTCCATGACGACCAGACACGATTCGTAGAGCGCAAAAAGAAATAGCGTTTGACCTTTATAGCTTCAAACGTGGTGCGTTCAAGTgttcctaaaataaataaaaatcattgcACCTCCCGAAGGTtaatgagggggaggggaagaaggggggggggggggggggggggggggggggcaatggcACAGACGTGGTGATACTTcctggaggaaggaggcaggacggaggcCATCACTGGACCTTGGTGACGGCGTCGTGGATGGACTGGGCGACGTAGTCGATGTTCTTGGTGGTCAGGCCGCACATGTTGATGCGGCCGCTCGCCATCAGGTACACGTGCTTCTCTTTGATCATGTACTCCACCTGTTTGGCTGGAGACGCACAACACGGCAGGCGGTTCACACAACAGACTCACACGGCGGACATGTTTTTGGGGGTTTCTGGGATTCTCCGACCTCTCTACGTTAGCCAGCTAGTTAGCGCGAGTTTGGCTAACGTACAACGTGTCCATGAAGAATGTGACTCACAGTAATGTTACATTTGAACagagattttatatatatatatatatatatatatatatatatatatatatatatatatatatatatatatatatatatatatatatatatatatacatatatgttacATTTGAacagagattatatatatatatatatatatatatatatatatatatatatatatatatgtataattataataaacacaaacattacatataatacatatatatatatatatatatatatgataatctattattttaaatatgtatataataatcaCACTCACGGTTCAGGCCGGTGAAGCTGAACATGCCGATCTGCTGGGTGATGTGGTCCCAGGTCCCCGGGGTGCCTTGAGCCTGCAGCTTGGCCTTCAGCTGATCCCTCATCAGCAGGACGCGCTCTGCCATGGTCTTCACGTTGCCCTTCCTGCaccgaaggggggggggggggggggggggggggaagttcATGAGGACGTTCTCAAAACTGCAGCTTAAATATTTTACAGGAATGTTGTAAAATATTTATGTGCACttaacaagggggggggggggggcacgaccATTTCATAACACGCCATGAACCATAACGTGTTTTTGCATTACTTGTGTGCAAGTTTTGCAAATAGCAGAATAACACAGTTGTGTCATAAAtcattaacatttttattcattcatattttgtaattatttttcaaagaaattggaaaaaatagaatttttatatatatctgACATTTTTGTGGCCACAATGTTTAGAAAACAgaactttatgtttttttttactgtatttgaTTAAAGTAGGGTTAATATGGAGCGACTTTATTTTTTAGAGACTTTTTTTCACGTCGCACTAAATAAAATACGTAATTTATGAAAACCTACTTTTTTTACGTCTCTTTTGAGAAAGATTGATTTAAAATCATTATTCTGTATGAATTCGGTGCCCCGTTAAcgcccttcttcttcttcttcttcttcttcttctttggaccGTACCATTCGGCGAAGAGCTCGGGGGAGTTGAGGGTCTTGCTGACGATGCGGGCGCCCTGGGACGGCGGGTTGGACCACGTCGTCCTCACGATCTTCTCCATCTGGGACAGGATGCGGGACAAGTTCTCTCCGTCCTGGGCGACCACGGTCAGGTTGCCGACTCTCTCGTctggtgaaataaaaaaagatataataacaataacaatgtgcACACGGTGGATTCTTCTCGTCTTCATTCCGGTGCACTCACTGTAAAGGCCGAAGTTTTTGGAGAAGGACTGAGCGACGAAGAGCTCGAAGCCCTCGGAGACAAAGTACCGGATGGCCCAGGCATCTTTATCCAGGTCGCCGGAGGCGAAGCCCTGGTAGGCGGAGTCAAAGAACACAAACAGGCTCCTCCtctagagagaaagaaacagatttTAATGAAGGAGGAAGAACAGCCTAAAAGGTTCCCGTGACATGAACTGGATGTTGTGGTTCCTTTTTTTACAGGATGTGGGCAGAGATTTGAGTTTAGCCGCGTGGAATAAAGTGACTATGCTGAAATGTCACAATTTCAAGCTTTGCGATGCGTTTGAGGACCCTCggaaaacctctctctctctctctccatatcgCGTTCCTCTCACCTTCATGATCTCGGAGATCTTCTTCCACTCCTCCGGGGTCGGGTCGGTGCCGGTGGGGTTGTGTGCGCAGGCGTGGAGGACGAAGACGGAGCGTTCTGGAGCTTTCTGTTTTTAGGGAAAAAGGATAAAACGACAACAATGAACTTGtgattaaagaaaacaacaacaaaaaaacagtgttttgtgtttaatgatctaaaattttttttaaaaaggtgcaacgtcagattatttgcatttaaactgtatttaagtGGATGTTTAAAATGGTTATTCAGTCACATCATGGTGACGGGacttgacttctatacaaccagaggagtcgccctctggtggtcagtagagagaatgcagctttaacacgtgaagcatagacttctatacaaccagaggagtcgccccctggtggtcaggagagagaatgcagctttaacacgtgaagcatagacttctatacaaccagaggagtcgccccctggtggtcagtagagagaatgcagctttaacacatgaagcatagacttctatacaaccagaggagtcgccccctggtggtcaggagagagaatgcagctataacacatgaagcatagacttctatacaaccagaggagtcgccccctggtggtcagtagagagaatgcagctttaacacgtgaagcatagacttctatacaaccagaggagttgccccctggtggtcaggagagagaatgcagctttaacacatgaagcatagacttctatacaaccagaggagtcgccccctggtggtcaggagagagaatgcagctttaacacatgaagcatagacttctatacaaccagaggagtcgccccctggtggtcaggagagagaa is a genomic window containing:
- the LOC117732973 gene encoding aspartate aminotransferase, cytoplasmic-like, which translates into the protein MSVFSEVPQAPPVAVFKLSADFREDSHPQKVNLGVGAYRTDDCQPWVLPVVKKVERLIVEDGSLNHEYLPILGLPEFRSASSKVALGDDSAAIKDNRVGGVQALGGTGALRIGAEFLRRWYNGVNNTATPIYVSAPTWENHNSVFADAGFKDIRPYHYWDAAKRGLDLDGLLDDLEKAPERSVFVLHACAHNPTGTDPTPEEWKKISEIMKRRSLFVFFDSAYQGFASGDLDKDAWAIRYFVSEGFELFVAQSFSKNFGLYNERVGNLTVVAQDGENLSRILSQMEKIVRTTWSNPPSQGARIVSKTLNSPELFAEWKGNVKTMAERVLLMRDQLKAKLQAQGTPGTWDHITQQIGMFSFTGLNPKQVEYMIKEKHVYLMASGRINMCGLTTKNIDYVAQSIHDAVTKVQ